Proteins encoded within one genomic window of Setaria italica strain Yugu1 chromosome IV, Setaria_italica_v2.0, whole genome shotgun sequence:
- the LOC101771230 gene encoding RPM1-interacting protein 4, with amino-acid sequence MAKRPTVPKFGTWESDNVGYTAYFDKVRENKGATAPPLHRPFNPNDPEEGPMMSVPPLSSSSRPATSGGRREQQQRWPDGQIHHRRAGSTSSAASDPGGRGAEQSKFAPPPQFQPRPSPRPAAAQHHGGGHHQHRDGQYQHQPQAAHGTGGAGAHRAQHAQRQHQQPRARSASPQSNAPNRQRPSTVPKFGVWDEQTAASAAQGFTVQFENVKRHREVARTAVPAVPRAPSPPEGAAARRAHHQKTPFVSKMFGCFLPATKDRERCI; translated from the exons ATGGCA AAACGCCCCACCGTGCCCAAGTTCGGCACCTGGGAAAGCGACAATGTCGGGTACACGGCCTACTTCGACAAGGTGCGCGAGAACAAgggcgccaccgcgccgccgctgcaccgGCCGTTCAACCCCAACGACCCCGAGGAGGGACCCATGATGAGCGTCCCtccgctgtcgtcgtcgtcgaggccgGCGACCTCGGGCGGCCGCcgcgagcagcagcagaggtGGCCCGACGGGCAGATCCACCACCGGCGAGCCGGGAGCACCAGCAGCGCGGCGTCGGACCCGGGCGGCAGGGGCGCTGAGCAGAGCAagttcgcgccgccgccgcagttcCAGCCACGGCCGAGCCCACGGCCAGCGGCGGCACAGCACCATGGCGGCGGCCACCATCAGCACCGCGACGGCCAATACCAGCACCAACCCCAAGCCGCGCACGGGactggcggcgccggcgcccaccgCGCCCAGCATGCGCAGAGGCAGCACCAGCAGccgcgcgcgaggtccgccTCGCCGCAGAGCAACGCTCCG AACCGGCAGCGGCCGTCGACGGTGCCCAAGTTCGGCGTGTGGGACGAGCAGaccgccgcctcggcggcgcAGGGGTTCACGGTGCAGTTCGAGAACGTGAAGCGCCACCGGGAGGTGGCCCGGACCGCCGTGCCGGCCGTgccgcgcgcgccgtcgccgccggagggCGCCGCGGCGAGGCGCGCCCACCATCAGAAGACCCCCTTCGTGTCCAAG ATGTTCGGATGTTTTCTTCCCGCGACCAAAGACCGAGAACGATGCATCTGA